Genomic window (Deltaproteobacteria bacterium):
ATCACCGGCGAGAGCGCGCCCGTGATCCGCGAGGCCGGCGGCGACCGCAGCGCCGTCACCGGCGGCACCCGCGTCCTCTCGGATTGGCTCGTGATCCGCGTCACCACCGATCCCGGCGAAACCTTCCTGGATCGCATGATCGGGATGGTCGAAGGCGCCACGCGCCAGAAGACGCCCAACGAGATCGCGCTGAACATCCTCCTCGCCGGCTTCACGATCATCTTCCTGCTCGCGACCGTGACGCTGCTGCCGTTCTCGATCTACGCCGTGAACGAGGCCGGCCAAGGGATCCCCGTCACGATGACGGCCCTGACGGCGCTCCTCGTGTGCCTGATCCCGACCACCATCGGCGGCCTCCTCTCGGCAATCGGCATCGCCGGCATGGACCGCATGATCCAGGCGAACGTCATCGCGATCTCGGGCCGCGCCGTCGAGGCGGCGGGCGACGTCGACGTGCTGCTGCTCGACAAGACGGGCACGATCACGCTCGGCAACCGGCAAGCCACGGCGTTCATCCCGACCGACGGCGTCGGCCTGGACCGTCTCGCCGACGCCGCGCAGCTCGCCTCGCTCGCCGACGAAACGCCCGAGGGGCGCAGCGTCGTCGTCCTCGCCAAGGAACGATACGGCCTCCGCGAGCGCGACATCCACGCGCTCGGCGCCACGTTCGTGCCGTTCAGCGCCCAGACGCGCATGAGCGGCGTCGACTTCGACCGCCGCCACATCCGCAAGGGCTCCGCGGACGCGATCGAGGAGTACGTCGCGGCGAACGGGGGCCAGTTTCCGTCGCCCGTGCGCAGCCACGTCGAGCGCATCGCCCGCGAGGGCGGAACGCCGCTCGTCGTCGCCGACGGCCCGCAGGTGCTCGGCGTCATCCAGCTGAAGGACATCGTCAAGACCCGCATCAAGGACCGCTTCGCCGAGCTCCGCCGCATGGGCATCAAGACCGTGATGATCACGGGCGACAATCCGCTCACCGCGACGACCATCGCCGCGGAGGCCGGCGTCGACGACTTCCTCGCCCAGGCGACGCCCGAGAAGAAGCTCGAGCTCATCCGCGAGTACCAGCGCGGCGGACGCCTCGTGGCCATGACGGGCGACGGCACGA
Coding sequences:
- the kdpB gene encoding potassium-transporting ATPase subunit KdpB, whose translation is MSTHARTRPLFDPEIVRGAIVASFTKLDPRHQVRNPVMFVVLLGSVLATTLFFQALGGHGEAPTWFILTVSLWLWFTLLFANFAEAMAEGRGKAQADALRKARRDIVARKLAKAPSNGSFTPADARTTSTTSAALRKGDVVLVEAGEFVPSDGEIVLGIASVDESAITGESAPVIREAGGDRSAVTGGTRVLSDWLVIRVTTDPGETFLDRMIGMVEGATRQKTPNEIALNILLAGFTIIFLLATVTLLPFSIYAVNEAGQGIPVTMTALTALLVCLIPTTIGGLLSAIGIAGMDRMIQANVIAISGRAVEAAGDVDVLLLDKTGTITLGNRQATAFIPTDGVGLDRLADAAQLASLADETPEGRSVVVLAKERYGLRERDIHALGATFVPFSAQTRMSGVDFDRRHIRKGSADAIEEYVAANGGQFPSPVRSHVERIAREGGTPLVVADGPQVLGVIQLKDIVKTRIKDRFAELRRMGIKTVMITGDNPLTATTIAAEAGVDDFLAQATPEKKLELIREYQRGGRLVAMTGDGTNDAPALAQADVAVAMNSGTQAAKEAGNMVDLDSNPTKLIEIVEIGKQLLMTRGALTTFSIANDVAKYFAIIPAAFAGTYPALSALDIMRLTTPESAILSAVIFNALVIIALIPLALRGVRYRAVGASVLLRDNLLVYGLGGIVAPFIGIKAIDT